From the genome of Armatimonadota bacterium:
AGAGATATCGCTGCCGGTCGCGATCGTGCGGGCGATCGTCGCGGCGTGGATCAATGCGGCGCTCGAGGGCGCTCCCCCGATATTACGTCGCCCTGACATCGGGCTTCGCTCGATAAGAAGCGTTCTCAACCCGTAGCCGGCCGATCTCAGCGAGGCCTCCACACCGGCCGGTCCGCCGCCAATCACCACCACGTCATAGTCGTGTCGTTGCCTGGACATCTCCGTCTCCCTCCCTGGTAGCGCTGCACGGCCGCCTGGGCGGCCCCAATCACAATATCGGCACCACCAGTCAACGATTATACGTCTTCACGCCAAATCCGACACAATTGGGAGGTACCCACACTGTAATCGGGGCCTGACGGGCGGGCTCTCGCGGAACGCTTCGGTGAATACGGCGGTTACGAACGCGGGTATTGTGGCGCTGAAACGGGCCACAAAGAGGATACAATGTGTATCATCACCTCATCCCATCGTCTCGATTTCATGGCTATCAACGAACAATACTCACCGACGCCGCAGGTTCTCCAGGAAACGCTTACGCGCGTCTTCGGCTTTTCCAGCTTTCGGCCGGGCCAGGCGGAGGTCGTAGAGGCCGGGTTGGCCGGCGGTCGCGTTCTCGGGGTGATGCCAACCGGCGGAGGGAAGTCCCTGTGCTATCAGATCGCGAGTGTGCTCCGTCCAGGCGGCACGCTGGTCATTTCTCCTCTCATCGCCCTGATGAAGGATCAGGTTGACTCCCTGCAACGCGATACCGGCCTCAGAGTCGCCCTCCTGAATAGCTCCGTGAGCCGGGCGGCGCAATCCGCCGCCCTGGACGACTGGGTCGGCGGGCGCCTGGATCTCCTTTACACCGCGCCGGAGCGTTTCCGCAACAAGCGATTCCTGGACGCCCTGACAGATCGGCGCCCACAAGTCATCGCCATCGACGAGGCGCACTGTGTGAGCCAGTGGGGCCACGATTTCCGGCCGGACTACCTGTTCCTGAAGACCGCGATCCAGCGCCTGTCCGTGCCGGTCGTCATGGCGTTGACCGCCACCGCCACCCGCGAAGTCCGGCAGGATGTGCTGGCCCAGCTGGGTATCGAGGGCGCTCGCACGATCATCACGGGTTTCGACCGACCGAACTTGCGCCTGGAAGTCTTGCGGCTGGCAACTGAACGCGCGAAACGCGACAGCCTGCGGCGCCTGTTGGCCGGCCTGCAGGGCAGCGGAATCGTCTACTGCGGCACCCGGAAAGAATCGGCGGCGACCGCCGAACTCATCCGATCCTTCGGGCGCACCGCGGAAATGTACCACGGTGAAATGGACGCCGCGGATCGCTCCGCCGTACAGACGCGCTTTATGGCCGGCCGGACCGAGATCGTCTGCGCAACAAACGCGTTCGGCCTCGGGGTCAATAAGGCCGACATCCGGTTCGTCATCCATACGGCGCTTCCAGGCACACTCGAAGCGCTTTACCAGGAGATGGGACGCGCCGGGCGCGATGGCGAACACGCGGACTGCGTTCTGCTGTTCGCGCCGTCCGATCTGACTCTGCAGCGGTTCCTCATCCAGGCCTCAACGCCGACGAAGACCAATCTGGACGACCTCCATGCTTACCTGACTTCGCTGGGGGCTGAGGCGCGGTTTTCCTGGGCCGATTCCGCTCAGCGGCTGGGCGTATCCCAAACGCTCCTGAGGTCCGCACTTGGGGAGTTGGAGAAGGCCGGCTTGGCGCGGCGCAAGGCGGACACCGATTCGGGAGACGTGCGCGTGGAAATGCTGTTCGGGGCAAACCCCCAGTCTGCCCTGCAGCATCGCGCTCTCGAATTGGACAAAGTGCGCGCCAACAGGCTGAGGAAATTGCAGTCCGTGGAAGCTTACGCGCGATTGAC
Proteins encoded in this window:
- a CDS encoding ATP-dependent DNA helicase RecQ yields the protein MCIITSSHRLDFMAINEQYSPTPQVLQETLTRVFGFSSFRPGQAEVVEAGLAGGRVLGVMPTGGGKSLCYQIASVLRPGGTLVISPLIALMKDQVDSLQRDTGLRVALLNSSVSRAAQSAALDDWVGGRLDLLYTAPERFRNKRFLDALTDRRPQVIAIDEAHCVSQWGHDFRPDYLFLKTAIQRLSVPVVMALTATATREVRQDVLAQLGIEGARTIITGFDRPNLRLEVLRLATERAKRDSLRRLLAGLQGSGIVYCGTRKESAATAELIRSFGRTAEMYHGEMDAADRSAVQTRFMAGRTEIVCATNAFGLGVNKADIRFVIHTALPGTLEALYQEMGRAGRDGEHADCVLLFAPSDLTLQRFLIQASTPTKTNLDDLHAYLTSLGAEARFSWADSAQRLGVSQTLLRSALGELEKAGLARRKADTDSGDVRVEMLFGANPQSALQHRALELDKVRANRLRKLQSVEAYARLTTCRRACIRRYFGEEQIPDTCTNCDNCLHSHRSGRGGTQPFAQRSSEVAMTILQCVGRYSGKIGRTTVVRVLAGSNDKRIVALQDWYAEYHGRLKNISRAAVGAAMDELLEDGYIEAGVMTRNESALPVVQITALGRQVLSGQAPAPAVAVSAPRLVGGDPARSPVEALTEADMALFEALRAWRIARARALEGPAYTIASDAVLRGIAAVRPATEEELLAVRGMGPGLMAKWGADILAVVRQASGGAASLPDAPGRVYDDHMSGA